CCAGTAATTGATCTCCTTAACAAGTCTCTCCTGCACCTCAGAAAGAGTCCGATCAGCCATCTCCTCACGCCTTAACCTGACCTCATCAAAATGGCCCGGCACAAGGTTCTCCGTCGCATAACCAAGCGCCATCTGCTCAAGACCGTTATTAATCCACGGAGAAGACAAAACATCCTGCACGAGGCTGGATTCCTCACCGGAAATCGGCTCAAGGTCCAGATGCGGCGCCCAGCCGGCATTCTCCGCCCCGCCATCAGCATCAATCTTAACAAAATTCATCCGCCGTGAAACCGTCCGGCTGCCATCATTGCCATCCCTGACCGAATGATCAATAATAAAGAGCACCTTCGGCTCATCAGATAAGTCATTCGGGTCAACAAAGACCGTCCCCTGCCGGAGTTTTGTCCGGTGGGCTTCAAGAACAAGATCAGTTACAGACTGCATAAGCGGATGGCCCGGATGAAGAAGACTTGCCATAGGTGCTCCGACACGGTCCAAAAGCCTGACATAATCCTTCTCAAAGCAGACACGCTCATATTTGTTCATCACCGGAGCAGTGTACCGGCGGTCACGCCCGGAGATCTGCCGATCCCTCTCCTTAATAACAGCCGGGACATGGGTAATCTCCCACCTCCCCTTCTCACGCTGCCGCAGTTCTCCCTTAAACTCAGCAAAAGCCCGCGTGAAAAAAGCCCGTATGAAATAAGGCTGAAGCTTCCTCGCCTCAGCCTTTTCCATCTCTTCCTTAAGCGCATAAAGCTGCTCCTCATCCATAACCTCCTCACAGAGGGCGTTGGCCCGCATAATCTCGCGTAGATGCTCAGTATCAAGTGCACCCTCCACCTTACGAAGAAGCCTTGCCCGGACCTCCGGATCATCACCATAGCGGATGGCCTCAATAAGAAGGTCCTTTAAACTCCGCTCATCAAAGACATCGCCGAGAATATCAAAGACCCGTCCGCCAAGCGCCTGCCGCTCAGTCTCAAGCTTACTTAACAGCTTCTGGAATACATCACCCTCCCTCGTCTCAGACGCGATTAGATTCCAGAGATGGCAGACCTCAGTCTGGCCGATACGGTGAATTCTGCCAAACCGCTGCTCCAGCCGGTTGGGATTCCACGGAAGGTCATAATTGACCATCAGGTGGGCATTCTGAAGGTTCACACCCTCACCGGCAGCATCTGTTGCAACCATCACCCGCACGTCCGGATCATTCCTGAAACGCTCCTGCTTCTTCCTCCTCTCCTCACGCCTGTCGCTTCCGTCAATAGTTACAACAGCATCAGCAGAGCCAAGCAGGTCACGAATTCTTGCGGCAAGATAACGGAGGGTGTCTTTGTACTCCGTAAATATGATGAGCTTCCTCTGCCTGCCGCTCTCTTCATGCATCTCAGGTGTCTCCTGAAGAAGCCTTGACAACTCCTCCCACTTACGGTCATTTCCGGAGATTACCACCTGCCTTGCCTGATCTTCAAGCCTCTTTAAAATCCTGATCTCGGCCTCAAGCTCATTGACTGTCCCTGACGCAGTCGCCTTATCTACGATCTTCTCCTCATAATCCTCATACTCCCCGTAAGACATCTCATCCTCGGCTTCCCAGGGGTCCTCTTCCGGAGCGACAAGATATGAAAAAGTCTCTGCGACCTGATAGCCTCTCCTCTCAATCTTAACCTTCTCAACCTCACTTTTAAGCTTCTCATGGCGGCGTTTAAGGGACTGAAAGATCGCCTCCGGACTTGAGGCAAGGCGGCGCTGAAGACCAGTCAGGGCAAAACCTACATTGCCCTTCCTCTGATTATCCCCAATATTCTCCGCCTTGTTCATCTCCTCGCGGACATAACGGGTGACAGAGGCATACAGGGCTGCTTCGGCATCTGAGAGAGTATAATTGACTGAATAAGCCCTTCTTTCCGGAAACAAAGGCCTGCCGTCAAACTTCAGGAGGTCTTCTTTTACCATCCGGCGCATTATGTCAGTTACATCAACCTTGTGTGCCCCGTCCCTGAACTTACCATAAAACCGGTCTGAATCAAGGAGAGATAAAAAGAGCTGGAATTCTTCTTCCTTGCCGTTATGGGGAGTTGCAGTCATCAGAAGAAGATGACGGGTATTTTTACCCAGGATCTGCCCAAGCTTAAACCTCCCTGTCGGCTTAAATTCCCGGCCGTAATAATGGGCAGACATCTTATGTGCCTCATCCACCACCACAAGGTCCCACTGTGAACGGTCAAGCTTCTCCTTATATTCATCATTTCTTGACAACTGGTCCAGCCTGGCGATCATCAGGTTATGGTCATCAAAGGCATTGCCGCTCTGCGACTGCTCATAAATTTCCCCTGAAAATATCGTAAAGGAAAGCCCGAACTTCTCATTCATCTCATCCTGCCACTGCTCGACCAGACTTCCGGGTGCGACAATCAAAATCCTCTCGGCGTCTGCTCTCATCAGCAGTTCACGGATTAAAAGTCCGGCCATAATCGTTTTGCCGGCACCCGGATCATCGGCAAGGACATAACGCAGGGGCTGTTTTGGGAGCATTGATTCGTACACTGCCGTTATCTGATGGGGCAGAGGCTCAACATTAGAGGTATGCACCGCCATCATCGGGTCAAACAGATATGCCAGATTGATACGGTACGCCTCAGCAGCAAGCTTAAACTCCTCTCCTGGAGCATCAAACGCCCAGGGCCTTCCGGTCTTCGCAAGTGAAAGTGAGGATTCATTTGACCTGAAAAGCATCTGCTCTTTTAAACTGCCGTCAGAACCTTTGTAGTAAACAGTGACAGCATTCTCACCCACAGGTTCGGTTGCAACAATACTGACATTCTGCTCCGGTTCAATCCCCGATACAACAGCGTCCTTCTTTAGATCTTCAAGTTTTAACATTAAATGCAGGCATCTCCCATTATAGAACCTATAGAGGCTGGTCAGGGTACTGCAGAAGTGTAAAAGCCCCCACCCCCTGAAGAATTTTAATTATTTCTTAATTATTTTTGAGATCTAATTACTATTTCGATTTATTTGTCAGACCTCTCAGCTTATAATAGGACTTACGCACTACCCCCTCAAAAAAAATTTCGCGCACGATTTTTCATGAAATCTGTGATGCCCAGTCTTACAATTTCCCAATTGGCATCATAAGGTGTCTGACCATTTTCCAGGAAATTAACCTCAAAACGAACATATGCTCTCAAAGAACAATTAATATGATTTCTTTGGCCAATTCCCTTTCTTAATTTGCATTTTTCGACATTGCAAACTTCCTTTATGACTCTGTGGCAGTTCTCAATGTTCCAGCATATATCTTCCAGATTTTGCAGACCATAATTATCCATCGTAAGGAAATTTGTGGCCCAATAGCATCTATTTCCAGCCTTATTTAGTGATACGAAGATTTTAACAAAACCATAAGCTTTGAGATGTACTTCACGACCATCCTGATCGCCCAGATGAAGGTCCATTGATTGTAAATCTGTTTTATTATCCTTCTCAGGACTGACAGATCTATTTCTCTTAAGTCTTGAAAACCAGTTTAATCCAAGATTTCGGATAAATTTGAGGTTTGCAACACTCGAATACCAACTGTCAAATAATACAAAATATGGTCTGAATCCTTTGTTATATGCTTCTTGAAGCATATCCCAGAAATGATCATTTTTTGTTTTTCCGTCATTATCAATATCATATATTCTGTAATTTATTGGGAAAGTATGCTCTCCATCGGTCCATATCAATGATATCAGGCCAATTCCTCTAACTACTGTCCTATGTTTGCCACTCCATTGAAAATATGTGCCTTCCATTTTTTTGAATGAATTTTATCGATTACAGTGTCATCCGCCACTAACCAGCCTGATTTTAGATCAACAAAAGGTTTTACTTCATTCCATAAGGCCTCTGTGCTTAGAGGCTCTCTTAAAAGAAATCTGTTGACTGCATCATGTGAAATGTTAAAGCTGTCAGTTGGAAAACAATCTGCACCTCTGATACAAGATAATTCACACTGAGCTCCCATAAGAAAGCTGATGTAGTCTACCTCAGTGTATTTAGGCTTAGGTGGCATTCTGATAAGCAATATTGTACGCATTATATAAAGATCTTTCGATTTAAAAAACGTTCTGCGTAACTCCTATTCGTTTAATCTCTGCTCAATCATCCGGCGCTCACGAAGAATTTCGGCTGCTAATTCTTCTTCTGTGGGCAGATAGAGCATGTATTTTGAGGCAAAGATCTGTTTTCTCTCACTCAGGACAGAGTATCTGGCTACGGCATCGTTTTTTGCAGTGCAGAGGATAAGTCCGATTGTTGGATTGTCGTCTTCTTCTATGTATAGATCGTCAAACATTCTGACATAACCGTCCATCTGCCCGACATCCCCGTATGAGAACTCTCCCATTTTGAGATCAATTAACAGGTAGCACTTCAGGATGCAGTTGTAAAAGACGAGATCGATATAGAGATCAGTATCATCAAACCTCATTCTCCTTAACCGGTTCCGGAAGTTATGATTGTATTATCTCCGGATGTTATGGAGTGTATAGCATCGCTCTGGTGTTTGTAAAGTTTTACAGGCTTTGATTCTTTATCTTCGGGATTTTTGGTGAAATAAAGGGATGTGTCCTTATGGAGTAGTTTATCATGGGTTAGTTTATCAAATGAATCACCAAGAGCATACCTGCGTGCAAGCTCAATGTATGACCCTTTGGATAAAAGTGTGCCATTGTTTATTCTGCTGTCAACCCATTCTTTTATGACGGGGTTTTTGAATTTCTGAAAGGAACTTACGAAAGTGCGTCATGCTTCTTTTATCTTGCCAAGTGCTGAAACCGGATCAAATGATGGTTCTGTCATGCTTAATATATAAACATTTTTTATTATAATATAAACATTATGGTATGATTCCGGATGATAAATAATAGTAAAAAAGAAGTTAATTTTATTTGCCTTTTTTTGCGGCAGTTGACATCGAACGGGATTTAAAAGCCTGGTTTTTTCCACTGCGATCTGCTGCTGCCTGAATACGGGATGCTGCTTTTGGGGTCATAGATGTTTTTTTAGACATTTTTTTAACCTCCGATAGGTTTACAATAACAAAGAGGATATGAAAAAATATATGCCTTTTTTGAAACTGTTTCCGGATTAATCAACTGTTGCTTTTCTCTTCTTCTGAATTTAATATTGCAAGGGCAAATATTCCATCACTGGTTATACGATATTCTTTTTCTCTCTTATTTCCGGGGCGAGATCGCTCTTCTATAAGACCCCATTCTTCCAGTTGGGATTTGATTTTGGATATGGTTCCCTTATTGGGAGATTTTTTTATTTTTTCCTCACCATTTAGACGGGCAGGTCTGTATTTTACAGTCAGGATTCTTGAAAAGTCTTTTCCGGGGACCCACAGTGCTTCATCTTCCTCATGAGACTTTTCATTTTTCCTTGCAAGGATTTTTAATGCGTTTATGTAATTGATATTCTGCCGGATTTCGGTAAGATGCATTTTAGGGATCGCAATTTTTTCGATTCCTCCACCTCTTGGAGTCAGATAAATATCTCCATTCAGCCATAATGCCATTACAAAAAGTGATAATGAAAGCATTTTGGTACCGCCGCTGAGGTTGAATGAAATCCTTGAATAATCAGTTTTGTTGAGGTTTAACAGAACAGAATCCCTAATATAGGTGAGAGAAGTATTTTTAACCCGTATTTCTCTGAATTTGACAAAATTTTCCCTGCACTTTACCTCCATTGATTTTATTGACTGTTGAATCAATATTTTGGTTTTTCTGCGTTCTTTCTTCTCTTCAGAATCATTTTCGTTTTCAGGTTCATTTTCATAAACTCCTTCTTCAACAAAAACCCAGGCTTCATTAATTCCTTTGAGGTTGCTAAATACAACAGGGAACGTATTATGGATGCTTTGTCCGGCACTCATTATCAGCAGATGCATTTTGATCAGATTGTGATTAGTTCTTTTCAGATAAATTGTTTCTTATTTGGGAAACTGTTTCTGAGAACACAGATATAAAATTCCGTTTAAGTTGTATATATGTCGAAGACAGCATCTATCCGTTCTGTAAACTGGCACCTGATCTCAGCATGCAACTATTCCTGCAAATTCTGTTTTGCAAGGAACCTTGGGGAAAAGCCTGTACCATATTCAGAAGGTCTAGAAATTTTAAAGAGACTGCATGAAGCCGGTATGGAAAAGATAAATTTTGCAGGGGGTGAACCACTGTTACATCCTCACATTTTTGACTATTGTCATGAAGCACATGATCTTGGAATGGTTGTTTCTGTTACAACAAACGGTTCAAAACTGACTGAAAAACTGGTACATGAGAACAGGAGGCATATCGACTGGATTGGCCTGTCTGTTGATTCGGCATGTGAGGATACTGAAATTCTGCTTGGGAGGGGAAGAGGCGGACATGTCGGGCACTGCACTGAAATATCTGATGCAATTAGAGAAGCTGAGATCAGACTGAAGATCAATACAACAGTTACTGCACTAAGTTGGATGGAAAACATGGGGAATTTCATCAGACGGGTAAATCCGGACAGATGGAAGGTATTTCAGATGCTTCATATTAAAGGAGAAAATGATGATGCAGTTCCATGGCTTTCCATAACGGATTCACAGTTTGATTATTTTAAGAACAACCACAAAAAGGTGATTCTTAAAAACAGCACGGGACCGGTTTTTGAATTCGCTGATATGATGGAGAGTTCATATTTTATGCTCACACCAGGAGGAAAGGTCAAGACCGACACCGGTAGGGTTATAACCAAATTCCAGCTTGAGGCCGTTTTACATAGGGGAGTTTCAAATTACGTTTTCGAGGACCAATATTTTGGAAGGGGTGGCGTTTATGCCTGGTAAAACAGGCAATTTATTCCTCTTTAAGCTTAAACTTTGAGCATCTGCACCATTCATCAAACAGGTAATTTAGTTTTAAGGCCTGACCTTCATCATTAATCATTATTCCGGTATTGAATCCATAGTCTATTCCGGCATTTTCAAAATTTGAAGTCATGATAAATGCTTTAAGTTTCCCGTTATTTTTAGAGATAACTCCCTTTGCATGGAAAAAGGGTATGCCATAAATTTCTGCACCGGAATTTAGTAAAGTCCTAAGTCCGGGTTTGATTTTACTTTTTGAGTTTGTTATGATTTTTACTGGTCTTTCTTTTTTAAGATGGAGGAGAATCTCTTTGACAGAGTCATTACGAGCATCAAAATTCCATGCAAATACCTTTAATTCGCCATCAGATTCCTGAATGAATTTTATGAGCTGATCTTTTAACTTAAAACTTTCATATTCTCCTGCTTCTTTTTGATTTTGATTTTTTATTGTCGTATAAATTCCCGCTTTTGAAGATTTTAGCTTAGGCAATTCTATTGGAAGATTTTTTGGTGGGTTTGCAAGATCACCAAGTCCGTCACTTCTTATTTCTCCGGTTGCAAGAATATAAAAACCAATTAGAAACTGATGAAATATTACATCTATCTGATTACCAGTTAATTTAACTGCGATATCGGGACTCTTGTACACAGCACCGGTAAGATTGCAGGTCATAACATAGCCTTTCCTATTCTTCCGGTTCTTTGGATCAATAAGTATGCATTTTAAGTGAAACTCTTTTGAAGAGCGGATCAATACTTTACCCTGCATCTCCTTAAGAAATCGAATGTGGTTTTCAAGACTCCTTATATCCTTTTCACTGAGTATGTCTTTATCAAGGTAATTTTCAGATGCTGTAAGAAAGTATATTCTTACATTTCTCTGATAGGCCTCAATTAATGCATCCTGAATTTTTTTATTCCCAATAACAAAGGAGGAAATACAGATAAATTCCTGAGCAGAACCAATTATATTAATGAGTTCCTGAATTAGAAGTCCGGGTTCTGACTGTTTAAAATCCTCTTTTTTTAATTCAGAGTCTTCCTCATCCTTCTGTTTTGGTATTAGAACAAGATTTGAGATTTTCTCAGGAATATCAGACATTTTACCTGATTTTTCCCTTTTTTGCCAAAAAACTCTTTTGGAATTTACCTTTTTATTTTCTGAATTCTTCTTTCCTTTCGTATTCTTCATATTATATTCTCCATTGAAAGATCAATTGGGGCCTGCAAATACCAGAATTTTCTGCTGAACAATCCATCTTTTCCATGAACTGATTCTATAAGTTCTTTCCTGTCAGGAATCCTGATTTGAGAATAAAACTCATCGTATTCTTCAAACAGGGATTTATTTTTTAATTTTACTAAGTCCAGCCCCTCTTCGGAGATATAATCATGAATGTCCTGTTCAATGTTGAAAATGTACCATCTCTGAGCATCATCAAGAGATTTTGGAATTAATCTGCAGTTCAGGTACTCAATATTTATAGGAGAATCTCCAAAAAATTCGTTCAATTTCATATTTTTAAAGAATATATTCCCGTTAAATTTGTTTAAATCTCTAATATTATCATTTACCGGGAATGAAGTCTTAATTCCGTTCAATCTGTCATCCCAGCCAAAGACATCAGGATAAATTTCCTTTAATTTTTGATTTAGGGTTATGCAGTTAATATTGCCCCTTTCCCATTTGCAATTATCATTATCTGAAAAATATTCGGTTAAATTTGAATTTCCATCAATATAACCACTTATTTTGGTTTCCCTTTTTGATTCCAGGATGATACAGTTATTATTTATTTCAAAGATTTTCCCGTTTTCGTATATGGTGCGGTATTCATTAATATCTCTTTTTTTCCTTGCTACTTCAAATTTACAACCTTCTATTGAAGAACTAATATTTTCAGGAAGTGTGGTTAATTCCGGTTCTCCGTTTATCCTGTTGTCAGAGTGAGATACAGGTTCGCATTCTAGTATTTTTACAGGAATATCCGGTTCATCAGGTAAAACAATGTGATAGATGTCTCTTTTCAATTCATAGTACTTCTCATTTTCAGCACATTGTAATCCGTTATCTGTCAGAATTGCAGTTTCGCCCGGTATTTCCCACTCAAAAATGTGATTTTTGATGCAGTAGTTTAGAACTGATTCAGGAACTGCGGGAGGACATGGACCAAGAAATTTACTTTTTATTACATCTGATGATATTCTGTTGTTGTTTTCCTTTGCAAGTTTTGCATAGGCAATAACATCACCTCTGTTCTTCTCCCATCCAATTTCCATTTCTATATAGTATTCAAGAAGATTGCATTTTCTCTCAGTGAGTATTTTCATTTTTTCTTCTCCGGAAATTTCATATAATATGGTCCTGTTGCAACATCTTTAAGGATAGAAGAGTCTTCCTGACTTTTGAAATACTTTCTAAAACCAAACAAAATCATATAATGGCGTGCACGGGTAAGGGCAACGTTCAGCCTGTTTAAGCTATCGAGGAAACCTATTCTGTCTGTGTTTACTATGGAGAGAAGGACTATATCTGCCTCATGGCCCTGAAAACCATCCACGGTATTGATTGTGACGGTTATTCTTTCGTCATCAGGGAAAAAAACTGAATTTCCTGATACATTAAACTTATTTTTAAATAATCTGACCAGTAGTTCCTTTTGGTTCTGATAAAAAGTCAGAACTGCAATATTCCATGGTTTATCCTGAATTAAACCAGGCGATTCCTTTAATTCGGTTATAATGTCTGTGAGGTGTGAAATCAGAATTTCCGCTTCAGTTTCATTGACATTATTCTTTTTCTCACCGGCAGAACTTATTGGAGTATATGGATATGTTACCCACACTGCACGGTTATTATACTTGATTAAGTTTAATTCTCTTTCCCGGATATCTGAAATTGTTTTAGTACTTTTGAGGCATTCAAGACCTTGCCGGTTGTAAATATTTTCCCTTGAATATTTAATTATGTCATCATGAGAC
The sequence above is a segment of the Methanoplanus limicola DSM 2279 genome. Coding sequences within it:
- a CDS encoding phospholipase D-like domain-containing protein, which encodes MKNTKGKKNSENKKVNSKRVFWQKREKSGKMSDIPEKISNLVLIPKQKDEEDSELKKEDFKQSEPGLLIQELINIIGSAQEFICISSFVIGNKKIQDALIEAYQRNVRIYFLTASENYLDKDILSEKDIRSLENHIRFLKEMQGKVLIRSSKEFHLKCILIDPKNRKNRKGYVMTCNLTGAVYKSPDIAVKLTGNQIDVIFHQFLIGFYILATGEIRSDGLGDLANPPKNLPIELPKLKSSKAGIYTTIKNQNQKEAGEYESFKLKDQLIKFIQESDGELKVFAWNFDARNDSVKEILLHLKKERPVKIITNSKSKIKPGLRTLLNSGAEIYGIPFFHAKGVISKNNGKLKAFIMTSNFENAGIDYGFNTGIMINDEGQALKLNYLFDEWCRCSKFKLKEE
- a CDS encoding viperin family antiviral radical SAM protein encodes the protein MSKTASIRSVNWHLISACNYSCKFCFARNLGEKPVPYSEGLEILKRLHEAGMEKINFAGGEPLLHPHIFDYCHEAHDLGMVVSVTTNGSKLTEKLVHENRRHIDWIGLSVDSACEDTEILLGRGRGGHVGHCTEISDAIREAEIRLKINTTVTALSWMENMGNFIRRVNPDRWKVFQMLHIKGENDDAVPWLSITDSQFDYFKNNHKKVILKNSTGPVFEFADMMESSYFMLTPGGKVKTDTGRVITKFQLEAVLHRGVSNYVFEDQYFGRGGVYAW
- a CDS encoding helicase-related protein gives rise to the protein MLKLEDLKKDAVVSGIEPEQNVSIVATEPVGENAVTVYYKGSDGSLKEQMLFRSNESSLSLAKTGRPWAFDAPGEEFKLAAEAYRINLAYLFDPMMAVHTSNVEPLPHQITAVYESMLPKQPLRYVLADDPGAGKTIMAGLLIRELLMRADAERILIVAPGSLVEQWQDEMNEKFGLSFTIFSGEIYEQSQSGNAFDDHNLMIARLDQLSRNDEYKEKLDRSQWDLVVVDEAHKMSAHYYGREFKPTGRFKLGQILGKNTRHLLLMTATPHNGKEEEFQLFLSLLDSDRFYGKFRDGAHKVDVTDIMRRMVKEDLLKFDGRPLFPERRAYSVNYTLSDAEAALYASVTRYVREEMNKAENIGDNQRKGNVGFALTGLQRRLASSPEAIFQSLKRRHEKLKSEVEKVKIERRGYQVAETFSYLVAPEEDPWEAEDEMSYGEYEDYEEKIVDKATASGTVNELEAEIRILKRLEDQARQVVISGNDRKWEELSRLLQETPEMHEESGRQRKLIIFTEYKDTLRYLAARIRDLLGSADAVVTIDGSDRREERRKKQERFRNDPDVRVMVATDAAGEGVNLQNAHLMVNYDLPWNPNRLEQRFGRIHRIGQTEVCHLWNLIASETREGDVFQKLLSKLETERQALGGRVFDILGDVFDERSLKDLLIEAIRYGDDPEVRARLLRKVEGALDTEHLREIMRANALCEEVMDEEQLYALKEEMEKAEARKLQPYFIRAFFTRAFAEFKGELRQREKGRWEITHVPAVIKERDRQISGRDRRYTAPVMNKYERVCFEKDYVRLLDRVGAPMASLLHPGHPLMQSVTDLVLEAHRTKLRQGTVFVDPNDLSDEPKVLFIIDHSVRDGNDGSRTVSRRMNFVKIDADGGAENAGWAPHLDLEPISGEESSLVQDVLSSPWINNGLEQMALGYATENLVPGHFDEVRLRREEMADRTLSEVQERLVKEINYWSDRVIRLQEDRKAGKDVRLNIDNFKKTIDDLSARLERRRRELSAMRHVISATPVIAGGAVVIPAGLLAKRKGESQSPGVDALARAHIEAVAMKAVMDAEEAFGHFVTDVSAEKCGWDVTSVVPQGCVCGSDSRAGRDSEGGHIAPVTRHIEVKGRAKGQTTITVSRNEIMYGLNQSDKFILAVVIVDGDSFEGPFYIREPFDSEPGWAVTSVNLDLQSLLEKAETPGPNI